A window from Opitutia bacterium ISCC 52 encodes these proteins:
- a CDS encoding cytochrome c codes for MSDDPSISNNSGTVEDADLVSLNDKKSLGLPQMIGYFCIVISVALAGLYISKFSGGFDSSEYLEKDSINAEFETIAAELKEQGGGIVEVATDDPIALGEKIYMSNCMACHQVTGQGMPGAFPPLAGSDWTGKDPDMLARIVIAGMQGPIMVNGTEYNSIMAPLGAVLSDEDIANVLTYVRQTWGNDYPAVDASVVAEARAATGARSMWTVPELEASME; via the coding sequence ATGAGTGACGATCCATCAATTTCTAATAACTCCGGAACTGTAGAAGATGCAGATCTGGTTTCGCTAAACGATAAAAAGTCACTGGGGCTTCCCCAGATGATTGGATACTTTTGTATAGTCATTTCTGTTGCCCTGGCAGGACTCTATATCTCCAAATTTTCTGGTGGTTTTGATTCCAGTGAATATCTGGAGAAAGATTCCATAAATGCTGAGTTTGAGACTATCGCTGCAGAATTGAAAGAGCAGGGTGGAGGAATCGTTGAAGTGGCTACGGATGATCCTATTGCGCTAGGTGAAAAAATCTATATGTCTAATTGCATGGCTTGTCACCAAGTGACGGGTCAAGGAATGCCGGGTGCATTTCCACCTTTGGCTGGATCAGACTGGACAGGAAAAGATCCAGATATGTTGGCCCGTATAGTCATCGCAGGTATGCAAGGTCCTATCATGGTTAATGGTACTGAATATAACTCTATCATGGCGCCACTGGGAGCCGTTTTATCTGACGAAGACATCGCCAATGTGCTGACCTATGTTCGCCAAACTTGGGGTAACGATTATCCTGCGGTTGACGCTTCAGTCGTTGCCGAAGCCCGTGCCGCTACAGGTGCACGAAGCATGTGGACAGTTCCAGAGCTTGAAGCCTCGATGGAGTAG
- a CDS encoding pyrroline-5-carboxylate reductase, whose protein sequence is MTHSFRIGFWGSGNMASAMMRGLISKNVVPPEQIYCISEFGRGAGAFAKETGAHSCGNSYEDLIEASDILVLAFKPQQLDTQAEAVASINNRLVLSILAGTNLKKLNTSIPNAGTIVRTMPNTPGRIGEGMTGFCSDNELSEDHKTILHAVLGSLGEVVEINETLMDVHTAVAGSGPAYVFEFIAALAEAGQAEGLSEDMALQIAKQTVFGSAALAKQADEHPEELRNQVTSKGGTTQAGLETMAAENFRTLIHNTVRAAKERSIEMGKD, encoded by the coding sequence ATGACTCACAGTTTTAGGATCGGTTTCTGGGGCAGCGGTAACATGGCCAGTGCCATGATGCGCGGCCTCATTTCGAAAAACGTTGTCCCACCAGAACAAATTTACTGCATCAGCGAATTCGGCCGAGGCGCCGGAGCCTTTGCCAAGGAAACGGGAGCCCATTCATGCGGTAACTCTTATGAGGACCTGATTGAAGCCAGCGACATACTCGTTCTCGCATTTAAGCCTCAACAATTGGACACCCAGGCGGAAGCCGTTGCCTCCATCAACAACCGACTAGTGCTTTCAATCCTGGCCGGCACGAATCTGAAAAAACTGAATACTTCGATCCCCAATGCCGGGACGATCGTACGCACCATGCCCAATACTCCCGGTCGTATCGGCGAAGGCATGACGGGGTTTTGTTCGGACAACGAACTTTCAGAAGACCATAAAACAATCCTCCATGCTGTCTTAGGTAGTCTGGGCGAAGTCGTTGAGATCAACGAAACACTTATGGATGTCCATACCGCAGTCGCCGGAAGTGGTCCCGCCTATGTATTCGAATTTATCGCTGCCCTGGCAGAAGCAGGTCAGGCCGAAGGGCTCTCAGAAGACATGGCCCTACAAATCGCCAAGCAAACCGTTTTCGGTTCAGCCGCACTCGCAAAGCAAGCCGATGAACATCCGGAAGAACTGCGAAACCAAGTCACATCCAAAGGCGGCACTACACAAGCTGGCCTGGAAACCATGGCTGCAGAAAACTTTCGTACTCTCATTCACAACACTGTTCGGGCCGCTAAAGAGCGTTCCATCGAGATGGGGAAAGATTAA
- the nrfD gene encoding polysulfide reductase NrfD, whose amino-acid sequence MTFSDQFSLDGKAAASPEVLAEVKPAHKPRPKLVENDRSFSWITNKVCGIVEEKTPTWWWVAFSCAVFLASFTAIGLTYLVSTGVGVWGLANPINWGWAIVNFVFWIGIGHAGTLISAILCLLKQPWRTTINRAAEAMTIFAVACAGIFPVFHVGRVWFAWWLFPLPNANAIWPNFRSPLLWDVFAVSTYATVSVAFWYVGLLPDLATVRDRAKTKIRKFAYGFFAMGWRGSNRNWSNYEMAYLLLAGLSTPLVLSVHTIVSFDFAVSLVPGWHTTIFPPYFVAGAIFSGFGMVLTLMLPLRAIYGLHDLITQHHIDCMCKITLATGTIVGYAYTMEFFIAAYGANPFEIFAFINRAFGIYAWSYIAMFSCNVICPQLFWFKAIRERPHVVWIISIFVNVGMWFERFVITVTSLARDFLPSSWGYYSPTWVDIFTFFGTFGVFSTLFLLFLRFLPLIAIAEVKAVTPQADPHHYEGGHH is encoded by the coding sequence ATGACATTTTCTGATCAATTCTCTCTAGATGGAAAAGCGGCAGCTTCTCCAGAAGTGCTGGCCGAAGTAAAGCCCGCGCACAAACCAAGACCCAAGCTCGTTGAAAACGATCGCAGCTTCAGTTGGATTACCAACAAAGTGTGTGGCATCGTTGAGGAGAAGACACCGACCTGGTGGTGGGTAGCATTTAGTTGTGCGGTTTTCCTAGCATCCTTTACCGCAATCGGTCTGACCTACCTGGTATCAACCGGGGTAGGTGTTTGGGGCCTGGCCAATCCGATCAACTGGGGTTGGGCGATTGTAAACTTCGTATTCTGGATTGGTATCGGTCACGCCGGTACCCTGATTTCCGCGATTCTCTGTTTATTAAAACAGCCGTGGCGGACCACCATAAACCGTGCAGCTGAGGCGATGACTATTTTCGCGGTGGCTTGTGCGGGTATCTTCCCGGTGTTTCACGTGGGTCGTGTCTGGTTTGCCTGGTGGTTGTTCCCACTTCCAAACGCCAATGCGATCTGGCCTAACTTCCGCAGTCCGCTCCTCTGGGACGTGTTTGCGGTATCCACTTACGCTACGGTTTCTGTCGCGTTCTGGTATGTCGGACTACTTCCTGACTTGGCCACAGTTCGAGATCGTGCGAAGACCAAGATTCGCAAGTTTGCCTATGGCTTTTTTGCTATGGGTTGGCGCGGATCGAATCGCAACTGGAGCAACTACGAGATGGCCTACCTGCTGCTCGCGGGTCTGTCTACGCCGCTGGTTCTTTCGGTTCATACGATCGTATCCTTCGACTTCGCCGTGTCTCTGGTTCCCGGATGGCACACCACCATTTTTCCACCTTACTTCGTTGCCGGTGCTATCTTTTCCGGATTCGGGATGGTGCTTACCTTGATGTTGCCGCTTCGCGCGATCTACGGTCTGCACGATCTGATTACCCAGCACCACATCGACTGTATGTGTAAGATCACCTTAGCGACTGGAACCATTGTCGGCTACGCCTACACGATGGAGTTCTTCATCGCAGCTTATGGAGCCAATCCGTTTGAGATTTTTGCGTTTATCAACCGTGCGTTCGGAATCTACGCCTGGTCCTACATTGCCATGTTCTCTTGTAACGTGATTTGCCCGCAGCTGTTCTGGTTCAAGGCCATCCGTGAACGTCCTCACGTCGTTTGGATCATTTCGATCTTCGTGAACGTAGGTATGTGGTTCGAGCGTTTCGTTATTACGGTTACTTCTTTGGCTCGTGACTTCCTGCCATCCAGTTGGGGTTACTACTCACCGACTTGGGTCGATATTTTCACTTTCTTCGGAACCTTTGGAGTGTTCTCCACGCTGTTCCTTCTATTCCTGCGCTTTCTGCCACTTATTGCTATTGCCGAGGTAAAAGCAGTGACACCACAAGCGGATCCGCATCACTACGAAGGAGGGCACCATTAA
- a CDS encoding cbb3-type cytochrome c oxidase subunit I: MSDTDTSLNPSGISAIDQSLKAPVLVFLLSSAKWLVFATIFGYLAAWKSHNQAFLDSFSFLTTGLVQAAYTAILVYGFACNLAFGVAIWMMARLSGSEVRAGLTLIIAGAFWNIALTVGVVGILIGDLRAFEFLELPAYIAAPMAMASTLISIWGIMLFTNRTNKDVYASQWFIIAALFVFPWIQIVAKIMLGSDASSGVSQALVASWFAGNLTWLWFGAIAVAGLYYLIPKLSGSRLLSYSLSHIGFFALIFAGSWAGVARLVGGPFPSWIITAGIVASILMLIFFAITGINFVGTLWQSGANSENNDVLLFAKFASYALLISGIGATLLSLRGIAEVTQFTILLDAHRFLVIYGVFSMTAFGLVYYLVPQFMGRDWPMRFLISSHFWISFIGILLIVVPLAIGGWKQGSAMMDASIPFSEVVRKTSYYMAARSMGWIFLGVGHCAFILNLFSILKPDCDSCIEELTRTETEPVGGVES; this comes from the coding sequence ATGTCTGATACGGATACATCGCTCAATCCTTCGGGAATTTCGGCCATCGATCAGTCGCTGAAAGCTCCGGTATTGGTCTTTTTGCTCTCAAGTGCCAAGTGGTTGGTTTTTGCAACCATCTTCGGATACCTGGCTGCATGGAAATCACATAACCAAGCTTTTCTCGATTCATTTTCCTTCTTAACAACCGGTCTTGTCCAAGCCGCTTACACCGCGATATTGGTTTACGGTTTTGCCTGTAACCTGGCATTTGGTGTCGCTATCTGGATGATGGCTCGACTCAGTGGTTCAGAAGTGCGCGCAGGATTAACACTTATTATAGCCGGCGCTTTCTGGAACATCGCTCTGACCGTAGGAGTTGTTGGGATTTTGATAGGTGACTTAAGAGCCTTTGAGTTCCTTGAACTTCCCGCATACATTGCAGCACCTATGGCTATGGCCTCCACCCTCATTTCCATTTGGGGAATTATGTTATTTACGAACCGCACGAACAAGGACGTTTATGCCTCTCAGTGGTTCATCATTGCAGCCCTCTTTGTGTTTCCCTGGATCCAGATCGTGGCGAAAATCATGCTCGGTTCGGATGCGAGCTCTGGAGTCAGTCAAGCTTTGGTAGCTAGCTGGTTCGCAGGGAATTTGACCTGGCTCTGGTTTGGCGCGATTGCAGTTGCGGGCCTCTACTATCTGATTCCAAAGCTGTCGGGATCACGTCTCCTGTCATACAGTCTGTCCCATATTGGGTTCTTTGCGCTGATATTTGCAGGTAGCTGGGCAGGAGTTGCTCGCCTTGTCGGTGGACCTTTCCCTTCCTGGATTATCACTGCTGGCATCGTAGCTAGCATCCTGATGCTTATCTTTTTTGCCATCACAGGTATCAATTTCGTGGGTACCCTCTGGCAGAGTGGAGCGAATAGTGAAAACAACGATGTGTTGCTTTTCGCAAAATTTGCTTCCTATGCATTATTGATCTCTGGAATTGGGGCCACGCTACTATCCTTGCGTGGCATAGCTGAAGTGACACAATTCACAATACTCCTGGATGCTCACCGCTTCCTGGTTATTTATGGTGTGTTCAGCATGACTGCGTTTGGCTTGGTCTATTATCTTGTCCCTCAATTCATGGGGAGAGACTGGCCGATGCGCTTTCTCATATCATCACACTTCTGGATATCCTTTATCGGAATCCTTCTGATTGTTGTTCCATTAGCCATTGGTGGTTGGAAACAGGGTTCTGCCATGATGGATGCTTCCATTCCATTCTCAGAAGTCGTCCGTAAAACGTCCTACTACATGGCTGCCCGTTCTATGGGTTGGATCTTCCTGGGGGTCGGTCATTGTGCCTTTATTCTTAATTTGTTTTCTATTCTCAAACCGGACTGCGACAGCTGCATCGAAGAGTTGACCCGAACCGAAACCGAACCGGTGGGAGGAGTTGAATCATGA
- a CDS encoding DUF3341 domain-containing protein, producing the protein MSDNTTYGLAADFENPLALMKAAEKCRDEGFKSWDCITPFPVHGLDDAMGLKRSKVPFFTFIGGSIGFCTGTFIAWYMNAFDYPLIVGGKPFFSPVFPFPVMYELTILLAALSTIAGMFILNGLPRHYHPVMKAKNFAGTTDDILRITIEASDPLYDSDKTKAFLQEIGGINIQELED; encoded by the coding sequence ATGTCTGATAACACCACATACGGCCTTGCAGCCGATTTTGAAAATCCACTGGCCTTGATGAAGGCAGCGGAAAAGTGCCGCGACGAAGGATTTAAGTCCTGGGACTGCATCACTCCCTTTCCCGTTCACGGATTGGACGATGCCATGGGACTCAAACGTTCCAAAGTTCCCTTCTTTACCTTTATCGGCGGAAGTATCGGTTTTTGCACCGGAACGTTCATCGCCTGGTATATGAATGCCTTTGACTACCCATTGATTGTTGGAGGTAAGCCTTTCTTCAGTCCGGTCTTTCCATTCCCGGTCATGTATGAGCTGACCATTCTTTTGGCCGCTCTTTCGACGATTGCTGGAATGTTCATTCTGAATGGCCTGCCTCGTCACTATCATCCTGTGATGAAAGCCAAGAATTTTGCCGGCACCACCGATGATATCTTGCGTATCACGATCGAAGCTTCGGATCCATTATACGACTCCGATAAAACCAAGGCCTTCCTTCAGGAAATTGGCGGAATCAACATCCAGGAGCTCGAAGACTGA
- a CDS encoding cbb3-type cytochrome c oxidase subunit II: MKNFASLFAFIFCAMAVSWLCLLVVGASDVNNEAIKSLQAEADAGKIIIGSEGLAAAGADVYREMACAACHTQQVRRPGYGGDFDRDWGGRQSVAPDYALHDNAMIGSRRLGPDLSNVGARREADWLFMHLYKPSLHADATTMPAYPHLFQEKEFSGTPAVNALDLPGNDTPAEGTEVVPTAKGVALVAYLQSLNLDYDLTESTVSKRLK; this comes from the coding sequence ATGAAAAATTTCGCATCTTTATTCGCCTTTATTTTTTGTGCCATGGCCGTCTCTTGGCTGTGCCTACTCGTTGTTGGCGCCAGCGATGTTAACAACGAGGCTATAAAATCGCTTCAAGCTGAAGCCGATGCTGGAAAGATCATCATTGGTTCTGAAGGTCTGGCCGCAGCTGGAGCTGATGTTTATCGGGAAATGGCCTGTGCTGCTTGCCACACTCAACAAGTCCGTCGCCCGGGATACGGAGGAGACTTTGATCGCGATTGGGGAGGACGTCAGTCCGTAGCTCCTGATTATGCGTTGCATGATAATGCAATGATCGGCTCTCGTCGTTTGGGTCCCGATCTTTCCAATGTCGGTGCTCGCCGCGAAGCGGACTGGTTATTCATGCATCTCTACAAGCCTAGCTTACATGCAGATGCTACGACCATGCCGGCTTATCCCCATCTCTTCCAAGAGAAAGAATTTAGTGGTACTCCTGCGGTGAATGCCCTTGATCTGCCAGGTAACGATACACCTGCGGAAGGAACCGAAGTGGTTCCTACAGCTAAAGGTGTGGCTTTAGTTGCTTATTTGCAGAGCCTCAACCTCGACTACGATCTAACTGAATCAACTGTATCGAAACGGTTAAAGTAA
- a CDS encoding cytochrome c: MKYFLFIYALAVISVVSILGFRGTTFTEPPLEVFPDMDDQSKYKPQGTSAFFADGRTDRIPVTGTIARGNLKDDEFLHFGKDGDAWAKGFPMPVTSELIELGAAKYQIYCTPCHGGTGDGNGVTKFRGMVVTPTYHDDRLRDMPEGEIFNTVSNGIRLMGGYADKLSTEERWAVIAYMRVLQRAQNASVEDVPQANRKDLGL; encoded by the coding sequence ATGAAATATTTTCTCTTCATATACGCCTTGGCGGTTATTTCCGTTGTTTCCATTCTTGGATTCCGTGGGACGACCTTTACCGAGCCACCTCTGGAAGTATTCCCAGACATGGATGACCAATCCAAATACAAGCCTCAAGGAACGTCTGCATTCTTTGCGGATGGTCGCACCGATCGCATTCCAGTTACTGGAACGATCGCTCGGGGTAACCTTAAGGACGACGAGTTTCTTCACTTCGGAAAAGACGGCGACGCTTGGGCAAAAGGATTTCCAATGCCTGTTACGAGTGAGCTGATAGAACTAGGTGCTGCTAAATACCAAATTTATTGCACCCCTTGTCACGGAGGAACCGGAGATGGTAACGGCGTGACTAAGTTCCGCGGCATGGTTGTCACTCCCACTTACCACGACGATCGTCTGCGCGATATGCCAGAAGGTGAGATTTTTAACACTGTGAGCAATGGCATCCGTCTTATGGGAGGATATGCAGATAAGTTGTCTACGGAAGAACGATGGGCAGTCATTGCCTACATGCGTGTATTACAACGCGCACAAAATGCTTCCGTCGAAGACGTGCCTCAGGCCAACAGAAAGGATTTGGGACTATGA